The sequence attgattgtcttcgatggttttgagccgctggtgattgatattacaatcggtagatggtcgctaccgtggggatcaggaattacctcccacgtgcaatccaaccgtagcgatgttgagcaaagggataaatccagcgcacttggtcttgctggtggtgcaggaatccgtgtcatttctcccgtattcaagattgtcatattgaagttgtcgcaaatatcatggatcatagctgatctgctatcgtcgtgaagacagccccatcccgtaccgtgtgagttaaagtctcctaaaaccaaagtcggtgcgggaaggcgctcaatgatatcactgagccaccgatgcccaaccgaggttcttggaggaatatagattgaagcaatgcaaagatccttgcctttgattgtaacatgacatgcgacagtttcaatacctgatatcgaggggaggttaattcgataaaaagaatagcactttttgaccccaaaagtactcctccgtagggatcatctcgatccaggcgaatgatgttaaaatcgtggaagtttaagggtatttcagaagttagccaagtttcgcacaatgcaaatgcgtcacatttcatattatttactagaaattttaatgaatctatttttgggatgatacttctgcaattccactgtaaaacagtgattagatccgtgacctcggtggatgatttagccatcgaaggatacaatcgctgagagaaggggccaatttgcagtcaactgcttcaaatatgtttttactgttggcatgaaagcaattaaaatgcttctaagagggtcagaaatattgaaagttgtaaaaatccagtccacaacatcagagaacttgataagtccagcacctagttggttctctggtagattttctgggacgcttggggattttgtagtccctggaagtcgtgggaattccatctcggaattgagctttccgagaccaggagctttttgcttcggtggtgtgtcccgattcccgttagctgtaacttttcgaagcccttcggaagacaccttcgaacccttactaggtagcttatgagaggatttattgattcttttcctacagctatgagggaccgccgaagatggcccttccaaagggtcgtcagaatcgctctcgtcagttgacaagcaggcatatgggttcgttgtctgtttaggaagagtggcacttttaagcatctcggcgaaggaacgcttggagtgcttcTTTAGGCAAcccttcattcgatcacctcgcagtttgtacgcaggacatgccattatgtcatgtggaccctccttgcagtagagacacttttcagcatccttaccgcaagagccgtccgcatgagcctccccacagttaccacaacgtggcttattgctgcaatgggtagctgtatgccccaattgtttgcaattagtacaattcattactcgaggtacaaacagacgaacaggcagacgaacccggtccaagaggatgaagttaggcaaagccgatccggcgaaggtcacacgataagagtctgattggggataagactttgttccatcccctgcgatcgatactgaatgcaatcgcttgcagtccagtatcttgacgttcttaggtgaggggtccttaaaacaacccgccccgtacttaagaatgtcctcgcaagtcaaactcgaatcggtgaccacaccgtcgatttcgacttcgcgagctggcacgtagacgcggtactccagcgtaaaaggatccttttgtacaagctcattagcctgttttgagctagtaaacaagaccctgagcttgtctggccgtattttatcaatactttttatagtattatatcgcgaattcaggtcccgcgatatttttaggatatttaattttttttccctaGACTTGGTTCGGAAAtaaaccgcgtaaggcccggccgggagtgcaagcccatcgggataactccttatgcgagacttattgctgccaacagaagtctccatctgattATCGAGAAAGGGGGGGTCGGGATTTACATTTaacatgttgcggagctacctcgCAGAAATAAATTTATCGGGGAGAAAcagaacagtcgaatgcagggagaaaaaaaaactaaataataatacttaacttaaatccaacggggcCACAAAGGcccagccctcgtcgatcggcgtatcgccgcttcggtggtgtgcaaaaaacctccgagaggaaaaagcacactcttttgtaATCCGCTCAGTGATATCACTTACACCGCTGGAACTGTTctgatcgatcaaacaatcaccggctaacggtactgtttcgatcgtccgctcacaacaatgcactgcttcagtatataatgtgcataaaatctatcacaggaaaaagcactattgtctattacacaatagagatctagttttgatcgtccggtcactttatcacacacggcactggatttcaacgctttcgcagtaaacacaaagaacgtccgttcactcggaaggttgaaacggcaatgaatgagcacgcttacttgtagtTCTAAAGGATAGAATCAAAAgtagcactgtttcgtaaaaaccatacctacttaaaattgaatacaacgggtattacgatattttgggtaaatatgcttttttttatttaaaagatattttattcaggcctatttgcgtacaagctttacgtggccgatttagctgagtttttaaataaaagatttttttgtattggatctcgttgtcaccctttttctagggggagaggagcttccattttcctcctgcgaggatagaggggcacttcgttcgtggttcgtctcgtcatccattgccgcatcggtggtattgttgttgatttcgttgctggttgctgtagatgcgctttgttgtacattgtttgcagttgctggttggttggatggtaagctgttaactgcagctggtgtactttgttctatagaggatactgatggtttcgttgaaggggatgcttcactgttgttggtaactgttacaggtgtactggggttgcttggggttgatgtgaaggaagcaccgttgtcctttggtatagttgtctccttgtccagtttatcacatggcttaccgtagtgaacagcttttggcaatattgacatgtggccatctgattgtcataggtaacaagtgatttgcacggtattcttgtatcctgaccgaatgtcacataagaaggtataggcctcctcaagcgcatgcgtaacaaacgtacgccatttagaataccggggaaaaaattcctccACCTTTCatcttcgatagagagaatctctccgtattgggacatagttttgcgagtaTAAGAAccgttgacgcttgagggaagatcatgcacacgcacttctatagcactatcttccatatatactggaatgttgtacttgatattttcatgctccacatagtgcacattattattgtctttagcgaattgaattgcatccaactctttatagaactggatataaacaacattattggtcttattgcattggagtaaatgcacacgtttaatgtcaagattcatttgctccttaagcaaaccttcaagttctcgtatcgaaggtcgaattttgcactgtctgaagtcaacaataattgtattctttcgtaccgacggtagcttctgttcgtttggttcactcattttcgaggtctattgttcactacacaatactgtacttggtttcttctgtccccaacgtaagcggttttgtttgtcgactgacttggatgagatgtaaacccgaactgagtaaatatgcttctcgaaaaatttgaatagatattagtcccttttgttgacatttgtaaatgagtataaagtatcaAAGACCTTGGAAATCTATtcctgcttcacagtgtatttatatgtttaaatgcaaacaagcattttaatgtattttacttaccaactagagacTGATACGCCTCGCTATCTGAAACACTTTAtgttttccatcctgaattttggtaaaatttttactactcattcgggtcgggtacgggtacaggtaatttttaatcgggtacgggtcgggttcgggtataagaatttttatacccgaccatctctagtacatATGTGGTATTCCGATTCCGGTTAAATGAAGGTAGATGGCGATATTCATTTAGATTTTTCGTTAAGCCATTGACTTTTTTACTGGAAATGCGGACTTTATTTGGACATCTTTGtacttttcaaaacattttgtttattttataaacACTTTCATAAATTTTTCTGTTATAAAAAGGTaactattaaatattaaattaaattataacaattctcactagtttccatgtcggattttttttatcaaaatcacaATCACCTATGGCGTCAGTAAATACAGTACACTAAAACTGGACTCTCACTGACGTACAACCATTGCTGGTGCCAGTCACATGCACGTCAAGTGACAATATTAAAACATTCCGGAGGTATCACCTATAACATCCAATCCGAgtcgtcatcgtcatcatcatcttgTTTCTGTTTTGGAGAGGGTTTTGCATCACAAGGCTTCATCTGCTTTAGTTTTGAGCTCGCGTTGGTTGTTCGTATCGCGTTATTCTGATTCTTCGTAACATCTGGCATCTTAGTTTTTTCTGCAGTCTTTTTCGCTATCACTTTGACAAACGACGTTATCGGAAGTTGTTGTGTTTGTTTTTCCGGTCTTATTTCTGTAGAGTACCAACTAATGGGCACTTGAGGAGTACGACTTTGATTGCTGTGGCCATATGGTACGGTGCTGATAACTTCCTTCGGTCGTAGAAATCGCACGAACCGTCTCAACTCGTTATAACTAGAATGCTCCGAATATTCAACACCGACGATGTTGATCCGTCCACGGTACTGTGGCCGACTATTTTTCTCCCATCCACTCGGACGAATAGCAATCACATTGTCGAAACAATCCGGGTATTGATCCACATGCTCGATTAATTGCTGAAAAATGGGAATTTTACAAATTGCTTTTGAACGAAAGGTAGTAAATATTTTACATCATAAGTTAGCTTATTCAGTGAAAGTACATGAATTTGGGCTACACTGGGATCATCGACTAGTTTCTGTTGATGAGAAGAATCTCCTATAGCGTTTAAAGCCTTTCGTCTATTTGGTTCCGTCCAAACTTTGAAATTGAACTGAGCTGCTAGTTCAGCCCATACTTTCTCTTTTCCAATCACGTAACTTCCACAAGCAACGAGAACTTTGTTCCCAATATGACGATCCAGAAACGTTTTTACTATTTTACAGGCTTCTTCAACGCTTTCATACTGCGATTTGAATGCGTATTTTGTTGACAAATACGTAGTGTCCAGATATATAATGTCAATgtccatgttccaaaactcaggaTACTCCTCCATATCCGGAGAGGCTCTGAAATCTCCTGTGTGCAGTATGTTGGTCCCACTTGGTAACTGAAACAACAACATAATTGCGCCTGGACAACTAGAAAAAAGTTCGTCATGATACGATAGAAACTAACCATTGTTGAGTACTCACTGGTTGGCATCTAATGCTGTGATTTTAACACCATCGATTGTGCACGGTTCGTGTAAATTCAATATCATGTAATACTCTTCACTGACATTGATAAAAGCTTTCACCAATCGAGCTGTGATGGGCGACATGATCAACGGTTTAGAGAAGCTTCGTTTCAGACCGATGTAATGATCGGCATGGAAATGTGTAAGAAAATAATGAGTAACCCCTTCGATATCCCCGTAGCGGAAACCATCGACTGCAAAGGTTGTGCCAGCAATGATTTTGTACTTCGGACAAATTATCTTACGTTGCTTCCTGTTAGCAGACTTCGCTGGCGCTGATACATTCTTCGTCGCGAAAGGGTTTCGTATCGGCACAGCAGGTTTCCTTTTCTGCTTAGCAGTGTCACATTCCGTTGTTGAAGGTCCATCATTCGAAATACCAGAGTCTTCGTCGGGATCTTGTACCAAACCAACCGCTACATTAATTACTTCCATCTTCCAGTCTTCTTTCTCTTTATCATAGCACGCACTTTCTATCTTATGTATTCGATCCATGATGCTTTCAGGATCATCCGTTATTGCACACATTGTAGGTCCTTTCAATTGACTGGGCCGTAACGGACTGGACTCTTCACTTAAGTTAACTTCCAACAGACCTTCGATATACTCATCCCCAGTGTTGATAGCTGGCATGGCCGACTTTTCGAGTACTTGATGATAACCAATTCGATCTTTTTTctcatcgattttaacaaaaatatCAGTAATTCTCTTCTGTGATTCATCGAAGTACTTATTACTGAGCATTTTAATATTTGTACTATTGCAGATTCGTTTTCGCGCTTTTCTAGTCTTATTTGGAGTCTTTGGCAGCGTTTTGCGTGACGAGGTCTTTCGTATTGAATTCTTACTTTGCAGCGAGCTCACATCCACCCCCGTACTCATAGAATTTCGTCGACATTTCAGCGGGGTAAAAAATTCTACAATAGTGCACTTCTTTGGCGTAGGACTAACTTCCCGATCACTTGTGCTGCTAACAGACACAATCGACATCGGCGATGGAACATTACCCTGATTTTGAATATCGTCTCTATCCTTCGATGAAACAGTTAGTGCATCCGGTGCCAGGGAGATCAAGTCGTCTTCTTCCGCAAGTGTTCGATCGGTCAATTTGAACGGATCTTGACTTAGAATTTGCATCAAATCATTATCTGCATGAGTTGAGAAGCTAGGCGTCGGCATTTGCGGCTACAAAGAATTAAATTTGTAAAAACTAAAAGTCAAGTCAATCCGTTGGTGAATACTAGTCGATTCAGTAGTATTAAACTAAAAAATGTTCTTTTTTGACGCTTGGTTATTGAACATATCACTCTAAACCTTCTGAATCGGTTGGTAGTCGACACACTTGAGCAACagaaaaatatgaaatgaaGATGTTTACCTTACATGAATCGAGTTTCGAAGCAGAATTGCAAAATTTTTGAGACAACGAAAGCCTGCTAGCACGACAACCGCTCGTTCCAGGATATGAAGATTCTGTCATTCTGGAATATTTTGATCAAGGAAATCAAACTACCACGACAAAACATGCCAATAATAACTAAAGTTTATTGTAATTTTAAGCAGTTACTTATGACGTTATGATCAACCACAACATTGGGTACATTTTTTCGAAGTTCATGATTAAACATGAATCAGAGTGGCGGCAACAAATAGATGCAGATAAAAAATTTGATCCCTCCGGAAACTGTTTTGAGAGCAGATGTCATTCAACGCAAATACACTGAGAATAGTTTGTATCAAGCAataacatcatattaacaagatatccagctctcacatttcccgaacaaataattggcaacatcattttttgcgagcatgtcgccctcaggtgagtccgcatcgaaactcatacatagaagtaggggagagaaatgtcaaattcgtacgcgccaaaatagcagggctgtgcacccatacaactgacatgatatgttgaatgtgatgccgtgcgatggcgttgctgaactgaagattgagatcgctccaagctgacagggtctgtatCAAGTCAGGCACCAAAAACCCaggcacaaaaaaaatttggcgAGCGATTGATGCGCCATCTTCGTGTCAAAATTTGAAACCGTGTCAAAATTAGGAAATAtatgataaaataaaaaatgttaaataaaaactaCAGCTTCTTATTTCGTCTCCGAAAGGTCCTATCAGTACCAGCACATCCGCACATCGGACGATTGTTGGTACAATAAGccaataaatcaaataatttttcataTCACAAATCCCCCTtttcccataaatacgtttatttcttaaggccatcgtccaagtaccatgcgcgcgggtggttttaggaaattttcgatggaaatttcgaaaaatttgccaaaaccaaaaacaaacagacctttgaaatacatttatctatctacagggtgaaaatggctggaaaattcggaggattttccgagtcttatcaaaaatagctctaaaaaatgagtgttttttttatctttcacaattatctggaaaaataaagcggtgacataaacttttttttttcaaataaactttattatggatacacagattacattcggacacatttttggaaaaccttttcacgcttttcatagaaaatccacgaatttcaaaaatttccacgaaatcagttatatgaaattcgttgattttccatggaaagcgtgaaaaggttttccaaaaatgttttcgaatgtgatccttgttgctagcatgaggttttttttgaaaaaaaaatttcattccatcgaattattttttcaaataattgtgaaaaattacaaaaaaagctcattttttcagcgctatttttgataagactcgtaaaatcctccgaatttttcagtcattttcaccctgtagatatataaaagtatttcaaaggtctgtatgtttttggttttgtcatatttttcgaaatttccatcgaaaatttcctaaaaccacccgcgtgcatggtacttggacgatggccttaaggcagtttacataagatttttttttcgttatagcatcacttttacatagaactcttatcctaatataattctagtacagtcacaacgatttgaatttaataaaacatattcctttcTTCGTATTTCATCATTTACTTTTAAGTGTATTCAAGAATGTTATTTGAACCAGATGGTTAACtgatataaattataaaatgagctgttatttttgttcattctgttgataattttataaacgatttcgagtttgtttgaattagtacataatttctattcaaatttagatTACAGATTATCTTTGTCGGCAAATATTTTTAGGAACACCTTCAAAATACCGCGCGTTTCCTTATAAGGTTATCCGGCAATACGACGTGGAACAGAACGCAACTATCAGCTTGacgcaaaatctgtgaaaacgaATACACGGTTTTAAAATCGTATCACAGTACttcaaaaattttagtttttaccTTTAGCGTATACAACATCCATTACCGTAACAGATTTTCGTTTTGCTAGTTCAGggtaagtaacaggagcaccaTCAAACCACCGCGCGTTTCCTCATAAAATGATCCTGAAATactcatctagaagtgccttttacggtgccttcatacaaaaatttttaaaatatgaaaatatctcTTATATAAGaacaaaatttatgttttcgactataacttttgaacgaccataaatttcgttcaaaatttcgccaGAGTTAGCTAGTAATATTACAAATCAAATGATCACTCATCTagaagcaaatacaaataataatacccctaagtcccatacaaacgaaccgccaatgtttggttcacagcctgaacaagtaagcctaggaaattactccctttcgttgcgatagtttgaaaatgtggaaggagatcgtttctggcaacgctttatgctagttgctacggcgcaaaacaagtttgtttgtttatgttttccgttgctgtattgcaacaaattcaaaggtacactccagctaatcgatgGATGAAGAATTGCGATATATTTTGGCAGTGATGGGACTTTATTTCATAAACGGGCCTTGCGTGGAACATGGGCACGATTCGTATACGTACCACGGAAACAGCGATTAGCGCTctacacgataaaataaaagttaaaagagaaacaaatgcaaGCTGTGTATGCGTTTTCCCAATAGTCACTCATCTATGCGTTACccagacaaattgattatagccCGAACGGTGGCAGACACAGCAGTTTTTCTCTCACGATGGATaaacttattaattgaattattttctattagtattatgacgtaaaggttccccgcatttagcagatgttggaaaaattcctactcctctgacgggagtgatttgcaat comes from Malaya genurostris strain Urasoe2022 chromosome 3, Malgen_1.1, whole genome shotgun sequence and encodes:
- the LOC131437861 gene encoding uncharacterized protein LOC131437861 isoform X1, with translation MTESSYPGTSGCRASRLSLSQKFCNSASKLDSCKPQMPTPSFSTHADNDLMQILSQDPFKLTDRTLAEEDDLISLAPDALTVSSKDRDDIQNQGNVPSPMSIVSVSSTSDREVSPTPKKCTIVEFFTPLKCRRNSMSTGVDVSSLQSKNSIRKTSSRKTLPKTPNKTRKARKRICNSTNIKMLSNKYFDESQKRITDIFVKIDEKKDRIGYHQVLEKSAMPAINTGDEYIEGLLEVNLSEESSPLRPSQLKGPTMCAITDDPESIMDRIHKIESACYDKEKEDWKMEVINVAVGLVQDPDEDSGISNDGPSTTECDTAKQKRKPAVPIRNPFATKNVSAPAKSANRKQRKIICPKYKIIAGTTFAVDGFRYGDIEGVTHYFLTHFHADHYIGLKRSFSKPLIMSPITARLVKAFINVSEEYYMILNLHEPCTIDGVKITALDANHCPGAIMLLFQLPSGTNILHTGDFRASPDMEEYPEFWNMDIDIIYLDTTYLSTKYAFKSQYESVEEACKIVKTFLDRHIGNKVLVACGSYVIGKEKVWAELAAQFNFKVWTEPNRRKALNAIGDSSHQQKLVDDPSVAQIHVLSLNKLTYDQLIEHVDQYPDCFDNVIAIRPSGWEKNSRPQYRGRINIVGVEYSEHSSYNELRRFVRFLRPKEVISTVPYGHSNQSRTPQVPISWYSTEIRPEKQTQQLPITSFVKVIAKKTAEKTKMPDVTKNQNNAIRTTNASSKLKQMKPCDAKPSPKQKQDDDDDDDSDWML
- the LOC131437861 gene encoding 5' exonuclease Apollo-like isoform X2 gives rise to the protein MPTPSFSTHADNDLMQILSQDPFKLTDRTLAEEDDLISLAPDALTVSSKDRDDIQNQGNVPSPMSIVSVSSTSDREVSPTPKKCTIVEFFTPLKCRRNSMSTGVDVSSLQSKNSIRKTSSRKTLPKTPNKTRKARKRICNSTNIKMLSNKYFDESQKRITDIFVKIDEKKDRIGYHQVLEKSAMPAINTGDEYIEGLLEVNLSEESSPLRPSQLKGPTMCAITDDPESIMDRIHKIESACYDKEKEDWKMEVINVAVGLVQDPDEDSGISNDGPSTTECDTAKQKRKPAVPIRNPFATKNVSAPAKSANRKQRKIICPKYKIIAGTTFAVDGFRYGDIEGVTHYFLTHFHADHYIGLKRSFSKPLIMSPITARLVKAFINVSEEYYMILNLHEPCTIDGVKITALDANHCPGAIMLLFQLPSGTNILHTGDFRASPDMEEYPEFWNMDIDIIYLDTTYLSTKYAFKSQYESVEEACKIVKTFLDRHIGNKVLVACGSYVIGKEKVWAELAAQFNFKVWTEPNRRKALNAIGDSSHQQKLVDDPSVAQIHVLSLNKLTYDQLIEHVDQYPDCFDNVIAIRPSGWEKNSRPQYRGRINIVGVEYSEHSSYNELRRFVRFLRPKEVISTVPYGHSNQSRTPQVPISWYSTEIRPEKQTQQLPITSFVKVIAKKTAEKTKMPDVTKNQNNAIRTTNASSKLKQMKPCDAKPSPKQKQDDDDDDDSDWML